A DNA window from Allokutzneria albata contains the following coding sequences:
- a CDS encoding response regulator translates to MRVILAEDSALLREGLVRLLAEEGHEVLAAVGDAAELLAYVRHQQPDVVVVDVRMPPTHTDEGLRAALEIRRTWPAVGVLVLSQYVEKRYATELLSTDSEGVGYLLKDRVVQVGEFLDALQRVADGGAAFDPEVVRQLLSRTTHVDPLARLTGRERDVLGRMAQGHTNSTIAEQLHVSRSAVEKHVNAIFEKLDLSHTTGYSRRVLAVLRYLGS, encoded by the coding sequence GTGCGGGTGATCCTCGCCGAGGACTCGGCGCTGTTGCGGGAAGGGCTGGTCCGGCTGCTGGCCGAGGAGGGCCATGAGGTGCTGGCCGCGGTCGGGGACGCGGCCGAACTGCTGGCTTACGTACGGCACCAACAGCCGGATGTCGTCGTGGTGGACGTCCGGATGCCGCCGACGCACACGGACGAGGGTCTGCGCGCCGCACTGGAGATCCGGCGCACCTGGCCCGCGGTGGGCGTTCTGGTGTTGTCGCAGTACGTGGAGAAGCGATACGCCACCGAGCTGCTCAGCACCGACTCCGAGGGGGTCGGGTACCTGCTCAAGGACCGGGTGGTCCAGGTGGGCGAGTTCCTCGACGCACTGCAGCGGGTCGCCGACGGCGGGGCCGCCTTCGATCCGGAGGTGGTCCGGCAGTTGCTGTCCCGGACCACCCACGTCGATCCGTTGGCGCGGTTGACGGGCAGGGAACGCGATGTGCTCGGCAGGATGGCTCAGGGGCACACCAACAGCACCATCGCCGAGCAGCTGCACGTGTCCCGGAGCGCCGTGGAGAAGCACGTCAACGCGATCTTCGAGAAGCTCGACCTGTCGCACACCACCGGCTACAGCCGCCGGGTGCTCGCGGTCCTGCGCTACCTCGGCTCCTGA
- a CDS encoding DedA family protein produces MNLATNPEPGGITGWAIGLMEALGGPGAGLAIALENLFPPLPSEVILPLAGFTASKGSLSLVGAILWTTLGSVVGAMVLYAVGALLGRDRTRAIAAKLPLVKVADIDRTEAWFARHGVKAVFYGRMIPIFRSFISVPAGVERMRIPTFLFFTTLGSLVWNTAFVLAGYTLGENWGLVEQYAGVLSKGVAAAVVLLVIWFVVTRVAKRGRVQEPR; encoded by the coding sequence ATGAATCTGGCAACCAACCCCGAGCCCGGCGGCATCACCGGCTGGGCCATCGGGCTCATGGAAGCGCTGGGAGGGCCCGGTGCGGGACTCGCCATCGCCCTGGAGAACCTGTTCCCTCCCCTGCCCAGCGAGGTGATCCTCCCGCTCGCGGGCTTCACGGCGAGCAAGGGAAGCCTCAGCCTGGTGGGCGCCATCCTGTGGACCACCCTCGGGTCCGTGGTCGGCGCGATGGTCCTCTACGCGGTCGGCGCCCTGCTCGGCCGCGACCGCACCCGCGCGATCGCCGCGAAGCTCCCCCTCGTGAAGGTCGCGGACATCGACCGGACCGAGGCGTGGTTCGCCCGGCACGGGGTGAAGGCGGTGTTCTACGGCCGCATGATCCCCATCTTCCGGAGCTTCATCTCAGTACCGGCGGGTGTCGAACGGATGCGGATCCCGACGTTCCTGTTCTTCACCACGCTGGGCAGCCTGGTGTGGAACACCGCGTTCGTGTTGGCGGGCTACACCCTCGGCGAGAACTGGGGGTTGGTCGAGCAGTACGCGGGCGTGCTGTCCAAGGGCGTGGCCGCGGCGGTCGTCCTGCTGGTGATCTGGTTCGTGGTGACCCGGGTGGCCAAGCGCGGACGAGTTCAGGAGCCGAGGTAG
- a CDS encoding DUF2786 domain-containing protein produces the protein MGKRNQEKREAKAEQRARGRAGRAPIRDDPGADDFEECSGEQAYSRKRAHAFRSAVRAAAQAYVLRGPAAAVELVEDLSAWCRAIGVREAHVALEQILLDEVREIWKRGWLPVDVFHLVRRRVGREAASLVVDVIAAERAHHAPGTVHPRWQDQLTEIGATVRRDRAAPLLSQWARRHGHDELTTLTAAVAVIGDLAFTAATARSLPPPGCAQNVTRAATGVDEKVLSRVRGLLAKAESTDYPDEAEALSAKAQELMNRYALDRAAVEAEQDVPLAVAVRRIWLESPYLAEKGHLVTAVAGANRCRSVLTAKPGYLTMIGDELDLDATELLSTSLLVQANRAMLAEGKRTGHAKARSFRQSFLISYGVRIGERLHAVTALDESTSRALVPVFAEREKAIDNTLDDLFPRLRSRDFTVRDASGWAAGHAAADRARLTLKRRASHD, from the coding sequence ATGGGTAAGCGCAACCAAGAGAAGCGTGAGGCCAAGGCGGAACAGCGAGCACGTGGGCGTGCCGGTCGTGCCCCGATACGAGATGACCCAGGTGCGGATGACTTCGAGGAGTGCTCAGGCGAACAGGCGTACTCCCGGAAGCGGGCTCATGCCTTCCGCTCCGCGGTACGTGCCGCCGCCCAGGCGTACGTTCTGCGTGGTCCAGCGGCAGCGGTCGAACTCGTCGAGGACCTGAGCGCCTGGTGCCGGGCGATCGGCGTTCGCGAAGCGCACGTCGCACTGGAACAGATCTTGTTGGACGAGGTTCGCGAGATATGGAAACGCGGATGGCTGCCGGTGGACGTGTTCCACCTCGTGCGACGCCGGGTAGGGCGAGAGGCTGCGTCTCTCGTCGTTGATGTCATCGCCGCAGAACGCGCACATCATGCCCCGGGCACGGTGCATCCGCGGTGGCAGGATCAGTTGACGGAGATCGGCGCCACTGTGCGGCGGGATCGGGCGGCGCCGTTGCTGAGCCAATGGGCGCGACGACACGGCCACGACGAGCTGACGACGCTGACCGCGGCTGTTGCCGTCATCGGCGACCTTGCTTTCACCGCGGCGACTGCGCGGAGCCTGCCCCCACCCGGCTGCGCCCAGAACGTGACCCGGGCAGCTACCGGCGTCGACGAGAAGGTGCTCTCACGGGTGCGAGGCTTGCTCGCCAAGGCGGAGTCCACCGACTATCCCGATGAGGCCGAGGCGTTGTCCGCCAAGGCACAGGAGTTGATGAACCGGTACGCGTTGGACCGTGCCGCTGTGGAGGCCGAACAAGACGTGCCGCTCGCGGTGGCAGTTCGTCGGATCTGGCTGGAGAGTCCTTACCTGGCAGAGAAAGGACATCTGGTGACGGCGGTGGCCGGAGCCAACCGCTGCCGTTCGGTGCTCACCGCGAAACCGGGATACCTCACGATGATCGGTGACGAACTCGACCTGGATGCGACCGAGCTGCTGTCGACCTCGTTGCTGGTGCAGGCCAACAGGGCGATGCTGGCCGAGGGCAAGCGGACTGGACACGCGAAGGCCCGCTCGTTCCGGCAGTCCTTCCTGATCTCGTACGGCGTGCGGATCGGTGAGCGGCTGCACGCGGTCACGGCCTTGGACGAGTCGACGTCGCGAGCACTCGTTCCCGTGTTCGCCGAACGCGAGAAGGCAATCGACAACACGCTCGACGACCTGTTCCCACGCCTGCGATCACGGGACTTCACTGTCCGCGACGCGTCCGGCTGGGCCGCCGGACATGCTGCGGCCGACCGAGCCCGGTTGACCCTAAAGCGTCGAGCGTCGCACGACTGA
- a CDS encoding serine hydrolase domain-containing protein: MAAALVLSAAVPGLAMASEGVDRAAVDRFVTSFADSAGYPGVAVAITKADRVVHVAGYGRDSSGAGLTAATPMPVASVSKSFTALAVMQLVEAGKVKLDAPVRDYIADFRIADPRGARITVRQLLSHTSGITDRTLPEKSLPQPNSLAEAVVRVRDATLAVEPGTQHRYTNTNYHLAARLVEVVAGEPFAEYLRRQVFEPAGMRGTTSIDRTPRDVPSTVRNGHIYAYGKSVPAREPDRFVAGSDGVISTAEDMARWLVVQANGGRTADGTRLVPPESAAAMRTSSDPRWTYGLGWDTSSGGKARHGGIWFTHVAGALLLPSGYGIAVLSNSGIGPGNEGTYSLEEGLAAVLEGGIPSTGSPTRLIIDLVLAGLTLVSVALGVRNLRRRRVWARRFEGRPVWQLVLRLLPRFAPLAILLALPYLLGSLFGGGRDMNYVQFAHYSVALVTWGLVASLMNIGVVVSRVVALRRLGRSSLVKAG, from the coding sequence GTGGCTGCGGCGTTGGTGCTGAGCGCCGCGGTGCCCGGCCTGGCGATGGCAAGCGAAGGTGTGGACCGGGCCGCGGTGGACCGGTTCGTCACGAGTTTTGCTGACAGCGCCGGATATCCAGGTGTAGCGGTCGCGATCACCAAGGCGGATCGAGTGGTGCACGTGGCAGGCTACGGGCGTGATTCCTCAGGCGCCGGGCTGACCGCGGCGACGCCGATGCCGGTGGCTTCGGTCAGCAAGTCGTTCACGGCACTGGCCGTGATGCAGTTGGTCGAGGCCGGAAAGGTGAAGCTCGACGCGCCGGTGCGCGACTACATCGCCGACTTTCGGATCGCGGATCCGCGGGGTGCGCGGATCACGGTGCGGCAGTTGCTGAGCCACACCTCCGGAATCACCGATCGCACGCTTCCCGAGAAGAGCCTGCCGCAACCGAACTCCTTGGCGGAGGCCGTGGTGCGCGTCCGCGACGCGACGCTGGCGGTCGAGCCCGGGACACAGCACCGCTACACGAACACGAACTACCACCTCGCGGCACGGCTGGTGGAGGTGGTCGCCGGTGAACCGTTCGCGGAATACCTGCGGCGACAGGTGTTCGAGCCAGCGGGCATGCGGGGGACCACCTCCATCGACCGCACCCCGCGCGACGTTCCCAGCACGGTGCGGAACGGCCACATCTACGCCTACGGGAAGTCTGTTCCCGCCAGGGAGCCTGACCGGTTCGTCGCGGGTTCCGACGGTGTGATCTCCACTGCCGAGGACATGGCGCGGTGGCTGGTGGTGCAGGCCAACGGTGGCCGGACGGCCGACGGCACCCGGCTCGTCCCGCCCGAGAGCGCAGCGGCCATGCGCACATCGTCGGATCCGCGTTGGACGTACGGGCTGGGCTGGGACACCAGCAGCGGCGGCAAGGCTCGGCATGGCGGCATCTGGTTCACCCACGTGGCGGGTGCGCTGCTGCTGCCCTCCGGCTACGGCATCGCAGTGCTCAGCAACAGCGGCATCGGCCCGGGCAACGAGGGCACCTACTCACTGGAAGAAGGGTTGGCCGCGGTCCTGGAAGGAGGTATCCCCTCGACCGGTTCGCCGACGAGATTGATCATTGACCTGGTTCTGGCCGGGCTGACGTTGGTCAGCGTCGCACTCGGTGTGCGAAACCTGCGACGTCGGCGGGTGTGGGCGCGGCGGTTCGAAGGTCGGCCTGTGTGGCAGCTGGTGCTGCGGCTGCTGCCCCGCTTCGCTCCACTGGCCATCCTGCTCGCACTGCCTTACCTGCTCGGGTCGCTCTTCGGCGGCGGCCGTGACATGAACTACGTCCAGTTCGCCCACTACTCGGTGGCGCTGGTGACGTGGGGGCTGGTCGCGAGCCTGATGAACATCGGCGTGGTCGTCTCCCGGGTCGTGGCGTTGCGGAGGCTGGGCCGGTCTTCCCTGGTGAAGGCTGGGTAG
- a CDS encoding sensor histidine kinase, whose product MTGASDWWLRRSPVPPWALGSVAAMLVVVVVSYEDMTTWAFACALLAPSAATVLLAVRPLAALGVCVVASLGMSLAVDHSVPPWSVAFGAALGVISFLVGRRTADAVPALVVFGVGAGLAGVLGSIASGAWASGPQMLAMAVVLPWWLGRGVRQQAELAAADTERAHLRERARIAHDMHDVLGHELSLLALRAGALELAPDLPERHRAAIAALRAGAGQAIERLADIVGVLRDREPAPLHPASDGVEDLVDRAVGAGMTVSLEWDGPRQLPEVIGQAAHRVVQEALTNAMKHAPAAAVRVRLAVTGTSTEVTVTNEMTSASRRVGGRVGLAALEERVRFVGGTFRAGPVGRTFEVVAALPHPREP is encoded by the coding sequence ATGACGGGTGCCAGCGACTGGTGGTTGCGGAGATCGCCCGTCCCGCCGTGGGCGCTGGGATCAGTCGCGGCGATGCTCGTGGTCGTTGTCGTGTCCTATGAGGACATGACGACCTGGGCGTTCGCCTGCGCTCTGCTTGCGCCCAGCGCGGCCACCGTGTTGCTCGCGGTGCGCCCACTGGCCGCGCTCGGCGTGTGCGTCGTGGCGTCACTCGGGATGTCGTTGGCGGTGGACCACAGCGTCCCGCCGTGGAGTGTCGCGTTCGGTGCGGCACTGGGCGTGATCAGTTTCCTGGTGGGGCGTCGCACAGCCGACGCGGTGCCCGCCCTCGTGGTGTTCGGGGTGGGCGCCGGCTTGGCGGGCGTGCTCGGTTCGATCGCGAGTGGCGCGTGGGCGAGCGGGCCGCAGATGCTCGCGATGGCCGTGGTGCTGCCTTGGTGGTTGGGGCGCGGTGTTCGGCAACAGGCGGAGCTGGCCGCCGCAGACACCGAGCGCGCGCACCTTCGGGAGCGGGCTCGCATCGCGCACGACATGCATGACGTGCTCGGCCACGAGCTGAGCCTCCTGGCGTTGCGCGCCGGGGCCTTGGAGCTGGCGCCGGACCTGCCCGAGCGACACCGGGCGGCGATCGCGGCGCTGCGCGCGGGAGCAGGCCAGGCGATCGAGCGGCTGGCCGACATCGTCGGTGTTCTGCGCGACCGGGAGCCTGCGCCGCTGCACCCCGCGTCGGACGGTGTCGAGGACCTCGTTGACCGAGCCGTGGGCGCGGGAATGACGGTGTCGTTGGAGTGGGACGGCCCGCGGCAGCTGCCCGAGGTCATCGGCCAGGCGGCACATCGAGTGGTTCAGGAAGCGCTGACCAACGCCATGAAGCACGCACCGGCAGCGGCGGTGCGGGTCCGCCTGGCGGTCACCGGCACGAGCACCGAGGTCACCGTGACCAACGAGATGACCTCCGCATCGAGACGGGTCGGCGGCCGGGTCGGACTGGCGGCGCTGGAGGAGCGGGTCCGGTTCGTCGGTGGCACGTTCCGCGCGGGGCCGGTCGGCCGCACGTTCGAAGTCGTCGCCGCACTGCCACATCCGAGGGAGCCATGA
- a CDS encoding response regulator → MIRVLLADDEAMIRAGVRAILTADQEIDVIAEAADGRQAVELAAAHRPDVALLDIRMPRLDGLAAAAEIVRAVPEVAVAILTTFGDDAYLAKALDGGARGFLLKSGDPRELISGVHAVAGGGAYLAPKVAERVITKLRATGFSRETAARARVESLTQRERDVLALLGGGLSNAQIANRLHLVEGTVKGHVSAIFDRLGLDNRVQAAVLAHEAGLSAEQGS, encoded by the coding sequence ATGATCCGGGTACTGCTCGCCGACGACGAAGCGATGATCCGCGCCGGAGTGCGCGCCATCCTCACCGCCGACCAGGAGATCGACGTGATCGCCGAGGCGGCTGACGGGAGGCAGGCCGTCGAACTCGCCGCGGCGCACCGCCCCGACGTCGCCCTGCTGGACATCCGGATGCCGCGCCTGGACGGCCTGGCCGCCGCGGCCGAGATCGTCCGCGCGGTGCCGGAGGTCGCCGTGGCGATCCTGACCACCTTCGGCGACGACGCGTACTTGGCCAAGGCGCTCGACGGTGGCGCGAGGGGGTTCCTGCTGAAGTCCGGCGACCCGCGGGAGCTGATCTCCGGGGTGCACGCGGTGGCGGGCGGGGGTGCCTACCTGGCGCCGAAGGTGGCCGAGCGGGTGATCACGAAGCTGCGTGCGACGGGGTTCAGCCGCGAGACGGCGGCGCGTGCGCGGGTGGAGTCGTTGACCCAGCGGGAGCGTGACGTGCTGGCCCTGCTCGGCGGTGGGCTGTCCAACGCGCAGATCGCGAACCGGCTCCACCTCGTGGAGGGCACGGTGAAGGGCCACGTCAGCGCGATCTTCGACCGGCTCGGCCTGGACAACCGGGTGCAGGCGGCGGTGCTGGCCCACGAGGCCGGTCTCAGTGCCGAGCAGGGATCCTGA